A genomic stretch from Bifidobacterium sp. ESL0769 includes:
- the purE gene encoding 5-(carboxyamino)imidazole ribonucleotide mutase produces MAAHAPKVAVIMGSASDWETMRHACDTLDQFNVSYSKQVISAHRTPELMADFAHNARKNGIKVIIAGAGGAAHLPGMVAAQTTLPVIGVPVKSHALSGVDSLLSIVQMPGGIPVATTAIGNSGAQNAGLLAVSILSISDDSLAQALADYREGLKKKVEESNAQLV; encoded by the coding sequence GTGATTATGGGTTCGGCAAGCGATTGGGAGACGATGCGTCACGCTTGCGACACCCTCGACCAGTTCAACGTCTCCTATTCGAAACAGGTAATTTCCGCCCACCGCACGCCCGAATTGATGGCGGATTTTGCGCACAACGCGCGCAAGAACGGCATCAAGGTGATTATCGCGGGAGCCGGGGGAGCCGCGCACCTTCCTGGGATGGTCGCTGCGCAGACCACCTTGCCGGTTATCGGCGTGCCGGTGAAATCACACGCGCTTTCCGGCGTGGACTCCCTGCTTTCCATCGTCCAGATGCCCGGAGGCATCCCTGTGGCGACGACGGCCATCGGCAATTCAGGCGCGCAGAACGCCGGACTGTTGGCAGTCAGTATTTTAAGTATTTCCGACGATTCCTTGGCGCAAGCACTCGCTGACTACCGCGAAGGTCTCAAGAAGAAGGTGGAGGAGTCTAATGCCCAGCTTGTCTGA
- the purK gene encoding 5-(carboxyamino)imidazole ribonucleotide synthase: protein MPSLSEETNGKIETLMPGATIGIIGGGQLGRMMALSARYHGFHIGVLDPTPDCPVAQVADFQVTADYDDKAAIRELAERSDVLTYEFENVDADAIDEVRGSVAVPQGTDLLRVTQDRVFEKQFINDHGTQTAPWRQVDSLADLDKAIEEIGCPAVLKTRRGGYDGHGQVVLRGPEDLAEIHKRDEQEGTFPPSVLEGFVDFAFEASILISGNGHDFVTFPIVRNEHRHNILHLTIAPAQVSDEIAKEANALALRLAKGFELAGTLAIELFITKDGRVVVNELAPRPHNSGHYTIEACSIDQFDAHIRGIAGWPLPQPKLLSPAVMANVLGQHVAPTRKLIAKHPEWYVHDYGKAEVRQDRKMGHITVLTDDTQRTVDELEATGCWDDLRQ from the coding sequence ATGCCCAGCTTGTCTGAAGAGACCAACGGCAAAATTGAAACGCTGATGCCGGGCGCAACCATTGGCATCATTGGGGGCGGGCAACTCGGGCGCATGATGGCGCTTTCCGCGCGTTACCACGGCTTCCACATCGGTGTACTCGACCCGACGCCGGATTGCCCGGTCGCTCAGGTCGCCGATTTCCAGGTCACGGCCGATTATGACGACAAAGCAGCGATTCGTGAGCTTGCCGAACGTAGCGACGTGCTCACCTACGAGTTCGAGAACGTGGATGCCGATGCCATCGATGAGGTGCGTGGCAGCGTCGCCGTTCCACAGGGAACCGACTTGCTTCGAGTAACGCAAGACCGTGTTTTCGAAAAGCAGTTCATCAACGATCATGGTACCCAGACCGCGCCTTGGCGACAGGTTGATAGCCTTGCAGACCTCGACAAAGCTATCGAAGAAATCGGCTGTCCGGCAGTTCTGAAGACTCGTCGTGGTGGCTACGACGGCCACGGACAAGTCGTGCTGCGCGGACCAGAAGATTTGGCTGAGATCCATAAGCGAGACGAACAAGAAGGCACATTCCCGCCCTCTGTCTTGGAAGGTTTCGTCGATTTTGCTTTCGAAGCCTCGATTCTGATTTCCGGCAACGGGCATGATTTCGTCACGTTCCCCATCGTGCGCAACGAGCATCGCCACAACATCCTGCACCTGACCATCGCGCCCGCGCAGGTCAGCGACGAGATCGCCAAGGAAGCCAATGCCTTGGCTTTGCGGCTTGCGAAAGGCTTTGAACTGGCTGGAACACTCGCCATCGAACTGTTCATCACCAAGGATGGCCGCGTGGTGGTCAACGAGCTCGCCCCACGCCCGCACAATTCCGGCCATTACACCATCGAGGCCTGTTCCATCGACCAGTTCGACGCCCACATCCGTGGCATTGCCGGATGGCCGTTGCCACAGCCAAAGCTCTTAAGCCCGGCAGTGATGGCAAATGTTCTGGGCCAGCACGTCGCTCCGACACGCAAACTCATTGCCAAGCATCCTGAGTGGTACGTGCACGATTACGGCAAGGCTGAGGTTCGTCAGGACCGCAAGATGGGCCATATCACGGTGCTGACCGACGATACACAACGCACGGTCGACGAGCTCGAAGCCACCGGCTGCTGGGACGATTTGCGACAATAA